A section of the Streptomyces xinghaiensis S187 genome encodes:
- the cbiQ gene encoding cobalt ECF transporter T component CbiQ: protein MGAGHAHKLYRHGHSAVHRLPPHCKIAAAFGFVLAVVATPREVFWAFGAYALLLAATAAAARVPAGFLLKRMLVEVPFVAFAVLMPFVAEGERTDVLGLSLSVSGLWGAWNILVKGTLGVAASVLLASTTELRELLLGLQRLRMPPMLVQIASFMIRYGDVITDEMRRMRIARLSRGFEARGVRHWGVLAKSAGALFIRSYERGERVHLAMVSRGYTGTMPVIDEVTATRSQWARAAALPAAALAVCLTGWSL from the coding sequence ATGGGCGCGGGCCACGCCCACAAGCTCTACCGGCACGGCCACTCGGCCGTGCACCGGCTGCCGCCGCACTGCAAGATCGCCGCGGCCTTCGGCTTCGTCCTCGCCGTGGTGGCCACCCCCCGTGAGGTCTTCTGGGCGTTCGGGGCGTACGCCCTGCTGCTCGCGGCGACCGCGGCGGCGGCGCGCGTCCCGGCGGGTTTCCTGCTGAAGCGGATGCTGGTCGAGGTGCCGTTCGTCGCCTTCGCCGTCCTGATGCCGTTCGTCGCCGAGGGGGAGCGCACCGACGTGCTCGGCCTGTCACTCTCCGTATCCGGACTCTGGGGTGCCTGGAACATCCTGGTCAAGGGCACGCTCGGCGTCGCCGCCTCCGTGCTGCTGGCCTCCACCACCGAACTGCGCGAACTGCTCCTCGGCCTGCAGCGCCTGCGGATGCCGCCGATGCTCGTGCAGATCGCCTCCTTCATGATCCGCTACGGGGACGTGATCACCGACGAGATGCGCCGGATGCGGATCGCCCGGCTCTCCCGCGGCTTCGAGGCCCGCGGCGTCCGGCACTGGGGCGTGCTGGCCAAGTCCGCCGGGGCCCTGTTCATCCGCTCCTACGAGCGCGGTGAACGGGTCCATCTCGCCATGGTCAGCCGGGGGTACACCGGCACGATGCCCGTGATCGACGAGGTGACCGCCACCCGGTCGCAGTGGGCCCGCGCCGCCGCACTGCCCGCGGCCGCGCTCGCCGTGTGCCTGACGGGGTGGTCCCTGTGA
- a CDS encoding energy-coupling factor ABC transporter ATP-binding protein, with translation MDTVTPAPAAASSAVPGPDAVPSLEITGLAYAYPDGHQALFGVDLTVGRGERVALLGPNGAGKTTLVLHLNGILGADAGTGAGTVRVAGQPVVKKNLAEVRRRVGIVFQDPDDQLFMPTVREDVAFGPAAAGLRGEELESTVARALERVGMAGYADRPPHHLSFGQRRRVAVATVLAMEPEILVLDEPSSNLDPASRRELADVLRSLDVTVLMVTHDLPYALELCPRSVVLSGGVIAADGRTQELLADEELMRAHRLELPFGFDPSSVTVPTR, from the coding sequence ATGGACACCGTGACCCCCGCCCCGGCCGCAGCCTCCTCCGCCGTCCCCGGCCCGGACGCCGTCCCCTCGCTGGAGATCACCGGCCTCGCCTACGCCTACCCCGACGGCCACCAGGCCCTCTTCGGCGTCGACCTGACCGTCGGGCGCGGCGAGCGCGTCGCCCTGCTCGGCCCCAACGGCGCCGGCAAGACCACCCTCGTCCTCCACCTCAACGGCATCCTGGGGGCCGACGCGGGAACGGGAGCGGGCACGGTACGGGTGGCCGGACAGCCCGTCGTGAAGAAGAACCTGGCCGAGGTCCGCCGCCGCGTCGGCATCGTCTTCCAGGACCCGGACGACCAGCTCTTCATGCCCACCGTCCGCGAGGACGTCGCCTTTGGCCCGGCCGCCGCCGGACTGCGCGGCGAGGAACTGGAGAGCACGGTCGCCCGCGCCCTGGAACGGGTCGGCATGGCCGGCTACGCGGACCGGCCGCCGCACCATCTGTCGTTCGGCCAGCGCCGCCGGGTCGCCGTCGCCACCGTCCTGGCCATGGAGCCGGAGATCCTCGTCCTGGACGAGCCCTCGTCCAACCTCGACCCGGCCTCGCGCCGGGAACTCGCCGACGTGCTGAGGTCCCTGGACGTGACGGTGCTCATGGTCACCCACGATCTGCCGTACGCCCTGGAGCTCTGCCCGCGCTCCGTCGTGCTGAGCGGCGGGGTCATCGCCGCCGACGGCCGAACCCAGGAACTGCTGGCGGACGAGGAGTTGATGCGCGCCCACCGGCTGGAGCTGCCCTTCGGCTTCGATCCGTCCTCGGTGACGGTGCCCACACGCTAG
- a CDS encoding energy-coupling factor ABC transporter permease, producing the protein MHVPDGFFDAPVSVATGAVAAAAVAVGLRGARRELDERTAPLAGLVAAFVFAVQMLNFPVAAGTSGHLLGGALAAVLVGPYTGVLCISVVLLMQAVLFADGGLTALGVNITTMAVVGVPVAYAVFRGLVRLLPRARASVTAASFLAAFLSVPAAAAAFTGLYALGGTADVALGKVFAAMVGVHTLIGIGEGVITALTIGAVIAVRPDLVYGARGLGRPARLLTHGSAGAPARPRPAGTTADSAADSAADSAAVAATATATTGSAPGTNSTPDSGGTGRNTDSKEATA; encoded by the coding sequence ATGCACGTCCCCGACGGGTTCTTCGACGCGCCCGTGTCCGTGGCCACCGGAGCCGTCGCCGCGGCCGCGGTGGCGGTCGGTCTGCGCGGCGCCCGGCGCGAACTCGACGAGCGCACCGCGCCGCTGGCCGGGCTCGTCGCCGCCTTCGTCTTCGCCGTCCAGATGCTCAACTTCCCGGTCGCGGCCGGCACCAGCGGCCATCTGCTCGGCGGGGCGCTCGCCGCCGTCCTCGTCGGCCCGTACACCGGCGTGCTGTGCATCTCCGTGGTCCTGCTCATGCAGGCCGTCCTCTTCGCCGACGGCGGCCTCACCGCGCTGGGCGTCAACATCACCACCATGGCCGTGGTCGGCGTCCCCGTCGCCTACGCCGTCTTCCGCGGTCTGGTCCGGCTGCTGCCCCGGGCCCGCGCCTCCGTCACGGCCGCCTCCTTCCTGGCCGCGTTCCTCTCCGTACCGGCCGCCGCCGCCGCGTTCACCGGCCTCTACGCCCTCGGCGGCACGGCCGATGTGGCGCTCGGCAAGGTCTTCGCCGCCATGGTGGGCGTCCACACACTCATCGGCATCGGTGAGGGCGTCATCACCGCTCTGACCATCGGCGCGGTCATCGCCGTCCGGCCCGACCTCGTGTACGGCGCCCGGGGCCTCGGGCGGCCGGCGCGCCTCCTCACCCACGGCTCCGCCGGCGCACCGGCCCGCCCCCGCCCGGCCGGCACCACCGCCGACTCCGCGGCCGACTCCGCGGCCGACTCCGCAGCCGTCGCGGCCACGGCCACAGCCACGACCGGCTCCGCCCCGGGTACCAACAGCACCCCCGACTCCGGCGGCACCGGCCGGAACACCGACAGCAAGGAGGCGACCGCCTGA
- a CDS encoding HNH endonuclease signature motif containing protein: protein MRHRRRREDRTIWHRATEDGMATWTAFLPTPQAAQLDAAVDAHAATFGDDGRTLNQKRVDALYDLVVNRPAGDATPGGRSAAVVQVTVSMDTLIGADEEPGQLKGYGPIGATAAREVAFAPGTIWRRLITHPKTGLLVKTDPTTYKPTAETQRHVTARDMTCTFPSCQMPAHRCDLDHIQPFDHQDPQAGGATEPDNLMPLCRRHHLLKHRTEWQVQRNPDTGAVTWTAPTGHTYTNPPHTHT, encoded by the coding sequence GTGCGGCATCGCCGGCGGCGGGAGGACCGCACGATCTGGCACCGCGCGACCGAGGACGGTATGGCCACCTGGACCGCGTTCCTCCCCACCCCGCAAGCCGCGCAGTTGGATGCTGCCGTCGATGCGCACGCCGCCACGTTCGGCGATGACGGGCGCACGCTGAACCAGAAGCGGGTGGACGCCCTGTATGACCTGGTCGTCAACCGCCCCGCCGGGGACGCGACCCCCGGTGGCCGGTCGGCGGCGGTGGTCCAGGTGACGGTGTCGATGGACACGTTGATCGGGGCGGATGAGGAGCCCGGACAGCTCAAGGGCTACGGGCCAATCGGCGCCACCGCGGCGCGGGAGGTGGCTTTCGCTCCGGGCACGATCTGGCGGCGTCTGATCACCCACCCGAAGACCGGGCTGCTGGTCAAGACCGATCCGACCACCTACAAGCCCACCGCCGAGACCCAACGCCACGTCACCGCCCGCGACATGACCTGCACCTTCCCCTCCTGCCAGATGCCCGCCCACCGCTGCGACCTGGACCACATCCAGCCCTTCGACCACCAGGACCCGCAAGCGGGTGGGGCGACGGAGCCGGACAATCTGATGCCGCTGTGCCGACGCCACCACCTGTTGAAACACCGCACCGAATGGCAGGTGCAGCGCAACCCCGACACCGGCGCAGTCACCTGGACCGCGCCGACCGGCCACACCTACACCAACCCACCCCACACCCACACCTAG
- a CDS encoding serine hydrolase domain-containing protein: MDVGDGTGNGRYSTVVDVHGTVADGFEPVRDAFARNFEERGERGAAVAVHRDGLKVVDLWAGTADPYGTEPWTADTAQIVRSVTKGVAAAVPLLLQQRGQLDLDAPLGTYWPEFKAAGKERVLVRHLLNHRAGVPVLDTPLTPAQALDDVSGPEALAAQAPAWEPGTAHGYHAMTYSWLLAELVRRVGGRPIGRWIAEEIAAPLGLELWLGLPAGQQDRVGRIAEVQAPARPAAAGLRVRPKRSVTDAYADPDSLTRRAFAAVDPLPDENAPAYRAAGLPASGGIATARALSRFYAALIGPVEDGRRLFVPATLTQARTEESAGPDQVLVVDTRFGLGYMLHGPACPLLSAGSFGHPGRGGSLAFADPEAGVGFGYVTNGLQQNVTADPRAQALVRALRGCLRGLGAETSGL; this comes from the coding sequence ATGGATGTCGGTGACGGAACGGGCAACGGGAGATACAGCACAGTGGTGGACGTCCACGGCACGGTGGCGGACGGCTTCGAGCCGGTCCGGGACGCCTTCGCCCGCAACTTCGAGGAGCGCGGCGAGCGCGGGGCGGCCGTGGCCGTGCACCGGGACGGGCTGAAGGTCGTCGACCTCTGGGCCGGAACGGCCGACCCGTACGGAACCGAGCCGTGGACGGCGGACACCGCGCAGATCGTGCGGTCCGTCACCAAGGGCGTCGCCGCGGCCGTACCGCTCCTGCTGCAACAGCGCGGACAGCTCGATCTGGACGCGCCGCTCGGCACCTACTGGCCCGAGTTCAAGGCCGCCGGCAAGGAACGGGTGCTCGTCCGGCATCTGCTCAACCACCGAGCCGGGGTGCCCGTGCTGGACACCCCGCTCACCCCCGCACAGGCGCTCGACGATGTGAGCGGGCCGGAGGCGCTGGCCGCCCAGGCACCCGCATGGGAGCCCGGGACGGCGCACGGCTACCACGCCATGACCTACAGCTGGCTGCTGGCAGAGCTGGTCCGCCGCGTCGGCGGCCGCCCGATCGGGCGGTGGATCGCCGAGGAGATCGCCGCCCCCCTCGGGCTGGAACTGTGGCTGGGGCTCCCGGCCGGGCAACAGGACCGCGTGGGACGGATCGCGGAGGTACAGGCCCCCGCCCGGCCCGCCGCGGCAGGGCTCCGCGTCCGCCCGAAGCGGTCCGTCACCGACGCCTACGCCGACCCGGACTCCCTGACACGGCGCGCCTTCGCCGCCGTCGACCCGCTGCCGGACGAGAACGCCCCGGCCTACCGCGCCGCCGGACTCCCCGCCTCCGGCGGCATCGCCACGGCCCGGGCACTCTCCCGCTTCTACGCCGCGCTGATCGGGCCCGTGGAAGACGGCCGCAGGCTCTTCGTCCCGGCGACCCTCACCCAGGCCCGTACGGAGGAGTCCGCCGGTCCGGACCAGGTCCTGGTCGTGGACACCCGCTTCGGGCTCGGCTACATGCTCCACGGCCCGGCCTGCCCGCTGCTGTCCGCCGGTTCCTTCGGCCACCCGGGCCGCGGCGGCTCCCTGGCCTTCGCCGACCCGGAAGCAGGCGTCGGCTTCGGCTATGTGACGAACGGTCTGCAGCAGAACGTGACGGCGGACCCCAGGGCCCAGGCGCTGGTCCGCGCGCTCCGGGGATGCCTGCGAGGGCTTGGGGCGGAGACGTCAGGTCTCTGA
- a CDS encoding DUF222 domain-containing protein has protein sequence MQATLLDHDDTATTGDTTGPPGEPVTADEWAAHLATAAPGPQTAAMLGLLERGQLSTTGRIDALKAWERHTSWIQAQQVGLLADIEADALDARPDGMGWADYDWDFACEDVACALKLSGNTAAERLAVATALEGRFPTTVGLLERGEICYLQAKAVTEVTGTLDPEAAGRVEAMVVAKMPGQSVGQTGGR, from the coding sequence ATGCAGGCCACGCTGCTCGACCACGACGACACGGCCACGACCGGGGACACCACCGGCCCGCCGGGAGAGCCGGTGACGGCGGATGAGTGGGCCGCGCACCTGGCCACGGCCGCCCCGGGTCCGCAGACGGCGGCGATGCTCGGCCTGCTGGAGCGCGGGCAGCTTTCCACCACGGGGCGGATCGATGCTTTGAAGGCCTGGGAGCGGCACACCTCCTGGATTCAGGCGCAGCAGGTGGGTCTGCTGGCGGATATCGAGGCGGATGCTCTGGATGCGAGGCCGGATGGGATGGGCTGGGCGGACTATGACTGGGACTTCGCCTGTGAGGATGTGGCCTGTGCGTTGAAGCTGTCGGGGAACACGGCCGCGGAGCGTCTGGCGGTGGCCACCGCCCTGGAGGGCCGTTTCCCCACCACCGTCGGCCTGTTGGAGCGCGGGGAGATCTGTTATCTGCAGGCGAAGGCGGTGACGGAGGTCACCGGCACCCTGGACCCGGAGGCCGCCGGGCGGGTGGAGGCGATGGTGGTGGCGAAGATGCCGGGCCAGTCGGTGGGCCAGACCGGCGGGCGTTGA
- a CDS encoding MMPL family transporter, with amino-acid sequence MATFLYRIGRLAFRRRWFATLIWTALLAGVGIAAATAPGPAGNSFSIPGTEAQRAFDVLEERFPNAAADGATARVVFRAPDGEKITDPENKAAVRDVVGELADGDQVAGAPDPFRTKAVSKDGTTAYSQVSYEANSFELTEKSREELQAAAENGRELGLTVETGGDALQAIPETGSGEIIGVVVSAIVLAITFGSLIAAGMPLITALIGVGVGVGSITALGSVLDLSSTTSILATMIGLAVGIDYALFIVSRYRAELADGREPADAAGRAVGTAGSAVVFAGLTVVIALAGLSVVNIPMLTKMGLAAAGTVVIAVLVALTLIPAVLGFAGDRVLGRRARGARREAAAAESAGSGDGGARDGDDDSGTPGAGAPAKENMGTRWARFVLRRPAAVLIVGVVGLGALAVPATDLSLGLPDDGSQPTSTTQRKAYDMLSEGFGPGFNGPLVVVVDADGSDDPKAATGRVTDRVSGLDGIATVTPAQFNKAGDTAMFSVIPASEPTGAETEELVADIRAQSDDLEADTGARTLVTGTTAMNIDVSQKLNDALLPYLALVVGLAFLLLTVVFRSLLVPLKAALGFLLSVVAALGAVVAVFQWGWLGGLFGVEETGPIMSMMPIFMVGVVFGLAMDYEVFLVTRMREAHVHGETPHQAVVTGFRHGARVVTAAAVIMISVFAGFIGSSDSMIKMIGFGLAIAVLFDAFIVRMAIVPAVLGLLGKAAWWLPRSLDRVLPNVDVDGDGLQRELDLHEEAAAAGAGTGKGTGTDADADTGAGRAEQASGAGRAR; translated from the coding sequence GTGGCCACGTTCCTGTACCGCATCGGCCGGCTCGCCTTCCGGCGACGCTGGTTCGCCACCCTCATATGGACGGCGCTGCTGGCCGGTGTCGGCATCGCCGCGGCGACCGCGCCCGGCCCCGCCGGCAACTCGTTCTCGATCCCCGGCACCGAGGCCCAGCGCGCCTTCGACGTCCTGGAGGAGCGCTTCCCGAACGCCGCGGCCGACGGTGCCACCGCCCGCGTCGTCTTCCGCGCGCCCGACGGCGAGAAGATCACCGACCCGGAGAACAAGGCGGCGGTGCGGGACGTCGTCGGCGAACTCGCCGACGGTGACCAGGTCGCCGGGGCCCCGGACCCCTTCCGGACCAAGGCCGTCAGCAAGGACGGCACCACCGCCTACAGCCAGGTCTCCTACGAGGCCAATTCCTTCGAGCTGACCGAGAAGTCGCGCGAGGAACTGCAGGCCGCCGCCGAGAACGGCCGTGAACTGGGCCTGACGGTGGAGACCGGCGGCGACGCCCTCCAGGCCATCCCGGAGACCGGAAGCGGCGAGATCATCGGCGTCGTCGTCTCCGCGATCGTGCTCGCGATCACCTTCGGTTCGCTGATCGCGGCAGGGATGCCGCTGATCACCGCCCTGATCGGGGTCGGCGTCGGCGTCGGCTCCATCACCGCGCTCGGCAGCGTGCTGGACCTGTCCAGCACCACCTCGATCCTCGCCACGATGATCGGTCTCGCCGTGGGCATCGACTACGCGCTGTTCATCGTCTCCCGCTACCGCGCCGAACTGGCGGACGGCCGCGAACCGGCGGACGCCGCGGGCCGCGCCGTCGGCACCGCGGGCTCGGCGGTCGTCTTCGCCGGGCTGACCGTCGTCATCGCCCTGGCCGGACTCTCCGTCGTCAACATCCCGATGCTCACCAAGATGGGCCTGGCGGCGGCCGGTACGGTCGTCATCGCCGTCCTCGTCGCCCTCACCCTGATCCCGGCGGTGCTGGGCTTCGCGGGCGACCGCGTCCTGGGCCGCAGGGCCCGCGGGGCCCGCAGGGAGGCAGCTGCGGCGGAGAGCGCCGGCTCCGGTGACGGCGGGGCCCGTGACGGTGACGACGACTCCGGCACGCCCGGGGCCGGTGCTCCGGCCAAGGAGAACATGGGCACCCGCTGGGCGCGCTTCGTCCTGCGGCGCCCGGCCGCCGTGCTGATCGTGGGCGTGGTCGGACTCGGCGCCCTCGCGGTACCGGCGACGGACCTGAGCCTCGGCCTGCCGGACGACGGCAGCCAGCCGACGAGCACCACGCAGCGCAAGGCGTACGACATGCTCTCCGAGGGCTTCGGCCCCGGCTTCAACGGGCCGCTCGTGGTCGTCGTCGACGCGGACGGCAGCGACGACCCGAAGGCGGCGACGGGGCGTGTGACGGACCGGGTCTCCGGCCTCGACGGCATCGCCACCGTCACCCCGGCGCAGTTCAACAAGGCCGGAGACACGGCCATGTTCAGCGTCATCCCCGCCTCGGAGCCGACCGGTGCCGAGACCGAGGAGCTCGTCGCGGACATCCGCGCCCAGTCCGATGACCTGGAGGCCGATACCGGCGCGCGGACCCTGGTCACCGGCACCACCGCGATGAACATCGACGTCTCGCAGAAGCTCAACGACGCCCTGCTGCCCTATCTCGCCCTGGTCGTCGGGCTCGCCTTCCTGCTGCTGACGGTCGTCTTCCGGTCCCTGCTCGTCCCGCTCAAGGCGGCGCTCGGCTTCCTGCTGTCCGTCGTGGCGGCGCTCGGCGCGGTCGTGGCCGTCTTCCAGTGGGGATGGCTCGGCGGACTCTTCGGCGTCGAGGAGACCGGCCCGATCATGAGCATGATGCCGATCTTCATGGTCGGTGTGGTCTTCGGCCTGGCGATGGACTACGAGGTCTTCCTCGTGACCCGGATGCGCGAGGCCCACGTCCACGGGGAGACCCCGCACCAGGCCGTGGTCACCGGTTTCCGGCACGGGGCCCGGGTCGTCACCGCGGCCGCGGTCATCATGATCAGCGTCTTCGCCGGCTTCATCGGCTCCTCCGACTCGATGATCAAGATGATCGGCTTCGGGCTCGCGATCGCCGTCCTGTTCGACGCCTTCATCGTGCGCATGGCGATCGTCCCGGCCGTACTCGGACTGCTCGGCAAGGCGGCCTGGTGGCTGCCGCGGAGCCTGGACCGGGTGCTGCCGAACGTCGATGTGGACGGCGACGGGCTCCAGCGCGAGCTGGACCTCCACGAGGAGGCCGCAGCCGCCGGTGCCGGCACGGGCAAGGGCACGGGTACGGACGCCGACGCCGATACCGGTGCCGGGCGTGCGGAGCAGGCGTCCGGAGCGGGCCGGGCCCGGTAG